A window of the Tripterygium wilfordii isolate XIE 37 chromosome 12, ASM1340144v1, whole genome shotgun sequence genome harbors these coding sequences:
- the LOC120010192 gene encoding uncharacterized protein LOC120010192 isoform X2: protein MTSNERSVFGVKKEYYYRLPNWCLVLLTNFAGNERSKCVFFCIFYVRSSVPKNAEKEREDMSKQPLMIDAWIREAQNAENLVEDLERRVENKNPLQEHCLLGFTAQSKLLAAGVILDRLESLLRNPPSKPILSDEDLKYRWQMLSDMQLRTRSLALSLYSVSSLNRAACLAAKDPDGTIKSQDKDQIRDSFSKDDPELLNPLISEDAAQSEEQTKQSGSCMTMGLLGKTCQIIGLILGAAALVFILVTLCAIL from the exons ATGACAAGTAATGAAAGATCGGTCTTTGGCGTGAAAAAGGAATACTACTATCGCTTGCCAAATTGGTGTCTTGTCCTGTTGACCAACTTCGCTGGCAATGAAAGATcaaaatgtgtttttttctgcattttttatGTTCGTTCCTCTGTCCCCAAAAAcgcagagaaagagagagaggatatGTCTAAGCAACCTCTGATGATAGACGCTTGGATCAGGGAGGCACAAAATGCAGAAAATTTGGTGGAGGATTTGGAGAGAAGAGTCGAGAACAAAAACCCACTACAAGAACATTGTCTTTTAGGCTTCACCGCCCAATCCAAGCTTCTTGCAGCGGGTGTCATTCTTGATCGCCTTGAATCACTTCTCCGCAACCCACCTTCAAAACCAATCTt AAGTGATGAGGATTTAAAATATCGATGGCAAATGTTATCTGATATGCAGCTAAGAACAAGATCACTGGCACTCAGCCTCTATTCAGTTTCTTCCCTGAACAG GGCAGCATGCTTAGCTGCTAAAGATCCCGATGGAACCATCAAGAGCCAGGACAAAG ATCAAATTAGGGACTCATTCTCGAAAGATGATCCCGAGTTACTCAACCCTCTCATT TCAGAGGATGCAGCACAAAGTGAAGAACAG ACAAAACAATCTGGTTCTTGTATGACAATGGGTTTACTCGGGAAGACTTGTCAAATAATCGGTCTAATTCTTGGAGCAGCTGCTCTCGTATTTATCTTGGTCACTCTATGTGCAATTCtgtga
- the LOC120010502 gene encoding uncharacterized protein LOC120010502, whose product MNSVHNGSFTQFWEVISHTLNVREQATLAMTMRMIWLRRNKFVHEGILQHPTQVAYYGIHSAEDIALAQSEGPTMLESTGLNNSTLNAQLWKGPPDLVVKANWDAALHSPTNSTGIGVIYRDSSGDVLACSSLVWQTKLDPSLAEAMGALHAIKLARELGFNNLLVEGDSSIIVDAIRGEEIINVAAHNLAKYSFQEQGMQVWIEEVPLAIKEVIQDEKREWI is encoded by the exons ATGAATTCTGTTCATAATGGAAGTTTTACTCAATTCTGGGAAGTTATTTCTCACACTTTGAATGTACGTGAACAAGCCACCCTAGCAATGACTATGCGTATGATTTGGCTCCGCCGTAATAAGTTTGTACATGAAGGTATTCTACAACATCCCACTCAGGTTGCTTACTATGGAATTCATTCTGCAGAGGACATTGCTTTAGCTCAGAGTGAGGGTCCTACTATGTTGGAGTCTACTGGCCTTAATAATAGCACTCTCAATGCACAATTGTGGAAAGGCCCTCCAGATTTGGTAGTTAAGGCTAATTGGGATGCAGCTCTTCATTCCCCTACTAACTCTACTGGCATTGGTGTCATCTATAGAGATTCAAGTGGTGATGTTTTGGCGTGTAGTTCCTTGGTTTGGCAGACCAAGCTTGACCCTTCTCTCGCGGAAGCCATGGGAGCCTTACATGCTATCAAACTAGCAAGGGAATTGGGCTTTAATAATCTTTTAGTAGAAGGCGATTCGTCTATTATTGTTGATGCTATTCGAGGGGAGGAGAT TATCAATGTTGCTGCTCATAATCTAGCGAAATATTCTTTTCAAGAGCAGGGGATGCAGGTGTGGATTGAGGAGGTGCCTCTTGCCATCAAAGAAGTAATTCAAGATGAGAAGCGTGAATGGATTTAA
- the LOC120010192 gene encoding uncharacterized protein LOC120010192 isoform X1, whose translation MTSNERSVFGVKKEYYYRLPNWCLVLLTNFAGNERSKCVFFCIFYVRSSVPKNAEKEREDMSKQPLMIDAWIREAQNAENLVEDLERRVENKNPLQEHCLLGFTAQSKLLAAGVILDRLESLLRNPPSKPILSDEDLKYRWQMLSDMQLRTRSLALSLYSVSSLNRAACLAAKDPDGTIKSQDKDQIRDSFSKDDPELLNPLISEDAAQSEEQLSTFTSFEQTKQSGSCMTMGLLGKTCQIIGLILGAAALVFILVTLCAIL comes from the exons ATGACAAGTAATGAAAGATCGGTCTTTGGCGTGAAAAAGGAATACTACTATCGCTTGCCAAATTGGTGTCTTGTCCTGTTGACCAACTTCGCTGGCAATGAAAGATcaaaatgtgtttttttctgcattttttatGTTCGTTCCTCTGTCCCCAAAAAcgcagagaaagagagagaggatatGTCTAAGCAACCTCTGATGATAGACGCTTGGATCAGGGAGGCACAAAATGCAGAAAATTTGGTGGAGGATTTGGAGAGAAGAGTCGAGAACAAAAACCCACTACAAGAACATTGTCTTTTAGGCTTCACCGCCCAATCCAAGCTTCTTGCAGCGGGTGTCATTCTTGATCGCCTTGAATCACTTCTCCGCAACCCACCTTCAAAACCAATCTt AAGTGATGAGGATTTAAAATATCGATGGCAAATGTTATCTGATATGCAGCTAAGAACAAGATCACTGGCACTCAGCCTCTATTCAGTTTCTTCCCTGAACAG GGCAGCATGCTTAGCTGCTAAAGATCCCGATGGAACCATCAAGAGCCAGGACAAAG ATCAAATTAGGGACTCATTCTCGAAAGATGATCCCGAGTTACTCAACCCTCTCATT TCAGAGGATGCAGCACAAAGTGAAGAACAG CTGTCAACTTTCACATCTTTTGAGCAGACAAAACAATCTGGTTCTTGTATGACAATGGGTTTACTCGGGAAGACTTGTCAAATAATCGGTCTAATTCTTGGAGCAGCTGCTCTCGTATTTATCTTGGTCACTCTATGTGCAATTCtgtga